One part of the Nymphaea colorata isolate Beijing-Zhang1983 chromosome 8, ASM883128v2, whole genome shotgun sequence genome encodes these proteins:
- the LOC116258417 gene encoding pentatricopeptide repeat-containing protein At1g08070, chloroplastic-like isoform X2: protein MLRIPVAPDNFTYPFVIGAANVRALMAEGLQVQGHIIKNGFDSDVFVLNTLISMYSDHGEVDSARQLFEQNRQVVDTVSWNALIDGYAKSGSVEVARQLFDEMPERDDVSWSTMISGYARHGELAIAKALFDRMPYRNSVIWNSMISGFARIGILPIARKMFDELPCKNTITWNAMITAYAQSGDVDSARDLFDKMPDKDVVSWSSMIAGYKQYGRFRDAVSLFKSMLLEKDVKPNEVTMVSVLSACAHLTEIDLGKWIHAYINRCNVKLDDYLGAALIDMYAKCGNIEAAEQVFCNLKRRDISAWNALIVGFAMHGNADDSLKAFSRMQDSNINPNSVTFLGVLTACSHAGLVDEGRRYFNNMLKDHNILPNPKHYGCMVDMLGRAGLLEEAEELVKIMPMKPEITILGALLGACRIHGNTEVADRIRVGLLGLETGQAGCHVLLSNVYAAAGKWNEALEIRKLIKEKGIRKQPGSSLVDLNVGDS, encoded by the coding sequence ATGCTCCGGATACCCGTTGCCCCGGACAATTTCACCTATCCCTTCGTTATCGGGGCTGCCAACGTCAGGGCGTTGATGGCAGAGGGCCTGCAGGTCCAGGGCCACATCATTAAGAACGGGTTCGACTCGGATGTCTTCGTCCTCAATACGCTCATCAGCATGTATTCTGATCATGGGGAGGTGGACTCTGCTCGCCAGTTGTTCGAGCAGAACCGTCAGGTAGTTGATACTGTCTCTTGGAATGCTCTGATCGATGGCTACGCAAAGTCTGGTTCAGTGGAAGTTGCGCGCCAATTGTTTGACGAAATGCCTGAGCGGGACGATGTTTCCTGGAGCACCATGATATCTGGGTACGCAAGGCATGGTGAGTTGGCCATTGCTAAGGCGTTGTTTGATCGAATGCCTTATAGGAACTCTGTCATTTGGAATTCCATGATATCTGGATTCGCGAGGATAGGGATCCTGCCTATTGCGCGTAAAATGTTTGATGAGCTGCCATGTAAGAATACCATCACTTGGAATGCCATGATCACGGCTTATGCCCAAAGTGGAGATGTTGATTCTGCACGtgatttgtttgataaaatgccGGATAAGGACGTTGTTTCCTGGAGTTCCATGATCGCTGGTTACAAGCAATATGGCCGGTTCAGAGACGCAGTTTCTCTATTCAAATCGATGCTTCTCGAGAAGGACGTGAAGCCTAATGAGGTTACTATGGTGAGTGTGCTATCTGCTTGTGCTCATTTGACCGAGATAGACCTTGGTAAATGGATTCATGCTTACATTAACCGATGTAATGTAAAGCTTGACGACTACTTGGGTGCAGCACTTATTGATATGTACGCAAAATGTGGAAATATCGAGGCTGCAGAACAGGTCTTCTGTAATTTGAAACGAAGAGATATATCAGCCTGGAATGCGTTGATTGTTGGCTTCGCGATGCATGGCAATGCCGACGACTCACTGAAAGCGTTTTCCAGAATGCAGGATTCCAACATAAATCCCAATAGTGTCACCTTTTTGGGGGTCTTGACGGCATGCAGCCATGCAGGCCTTGTGGATGAGGGACGCCGATACTTCAATAACATGTTGAAAGATCACAATATATTGCCTAATCCTAAGCACTATGGTTGTATGGTTGATATGCTGGGTCGAGCAGGTCTATTAGAAGAAGCGGAAGAACTAGTGAAAATCATGCCAATGAAGCCTGAAATAACGATATTGGGTGCACTTCTTGGTGCTTGCAGGATCCACGGCAACACAGAAGTTGCTGATAGAATCAGGGTTGGTCTGCTGGGGTTGGAGACTGGTCAAGCAGGTTGTCATGTTCTACTCTCTAACGTTTATGCTGCTGCTGGTAAATGGAATGAAGCGTTAGAAATTAGGAAACTTATCAAGGAGAAGGGTATAAGAAAACAACCTGGTTCCAGTCTGGTTGATCTAAACGTTGGAGATTCATGA
- the LOC116258417 gene encoding pentatricopeptide repeat-containing protein At1g08070, chloroplastic-like isoform X1 has translation MLRGSHAKSPSCLASLPSPSSPCQLPISQASYSSSEGASPHSYHLHVNSSSCSFSSSLELLLQRCRTIVQLNPVLSRIIIAGLLHRKLFVCRIVRHLALSQSQHEFLVYARLIVEHVIHEQPNSFLFNTVIRAYSRNHSPEEAIRLYVQMLRIPVAPDNFTYPFVIGAANVRALMAEGLQVQGHIIKNGFDSDVFVLNTLISMYSDHGEVDSARQLFEQNRQVVDTVSWNALIDGYAKSGSVEVARQLFDEMPERDDVSWSTMISGYARHGELAIAKALFDRMPYRNSVIWNSMISGFARIGILPIARKMFDELPCKNTITWNAMITAYAQSGDVDSARDLFDKMPDKDVVSWSSMIAGYKQYGRFRDAVSLFKSMLLEKDVKPNEVTMVSVLSACAHLTEIDLGKWIHAYINRCNVKLDDYLGAALIDMYAKCGNIEAAEQVFCNLKRRDISAWNALIVGFAMHGNADDSLKAFSRMQDSNINPNSVTFLGVLTACSHAGLVDEGRRYFNNMLKDHNILPNPKHYGCMVDMLGRAGLLEEAEELVKIMPMKPEITILGALLGACRIHGNTEVADRIRVGLLGLETGQAGCHVLLSNVYAAAGKWNEALEIRKLIKEKGIRKQPGSSLVDLNVGDS, from the coding sequence ATGTTGCGAGGTTCTCATGCGAAAAGCCCGAGCTGTCTTGCCTCGCTACCTTCTCCTTCCTCGCCCTGCCAACTCCCAATATCCCAAGCTTCATACTCGAGTAGTGAAGGTGCTTCTCCTCATAGTTATCATCTCCACGttaattcttcttcttgttcgttttCTTCCAGTCTGGAACTTTTGTTGCAACGCTGCAGAACCATCGTCCAACTGAACCCAGTTCTTTCTCGTATCATCATCGCCGGGCTTCTTCATCGAAAGCTTTTCGTCTGCAGGATCGTTAGACACCTTGCCCTTTCACAGTCACAGCACGAGTTCCTAGTTTATGCCCGTCTGATCGTAGAGCATGTCATCCACGAGCAGCCGAACTCTTTCCTCTTCAACACTGTCATTCGAGCCTATTCCCGGAATCACTCGCCGGAGGAAGCCATTAGATTGTACGTACAGATGCTCCGGATACCCGTTGCCCCGGACAATTTCACCTATCCCTTCGTTATCGGGGCTGCCAACGTCAGGGCGTTGATGGCAGAGGGCCTGCAGGTCCAGGGCCACATCATTAAGAACGGGTTCGACTCGGATGTCTTCGTCCTCAATACGCTCATCAGCATGTATTCTGATCATGGGGAGGTGGACTCTGCTCGCCAGTTGTTCGAGCAGAACCGTCAGGTAGTTGATACTGTCTCTTGGAATGCTCTGATCGATGGCTACGCAAAGTCTGGTTCAGTGGAAGTTGCGCGCCAATTGTTTGACGAAATGCCTGAGCGGGACGATGTTTCCTGGAGCACCATGATATCTGGGTACGCAAGGCATGGTGAGTTGGCCATTGCTAAGGCGTTGTTTGATCGAATGCCTTATAGGAACTCTGTCATTTGGAATTCCATGATATCTGGATTCGCGAGGATAGGGATCCTGCCTATTGCGCGTAAAATGTTTGATGAGCTGCCATGTAAGAATACCATCACTTGGAATGCCATGATCACGGCTTATGCCCAAAGTGGAGATGTTGATTCTGCACGtgatttgtttgataaaatgccGGATAAGGACGTTGTTTCCTGGAGTTCCATGATCGCTGGTTACAAGCAATATGGCCGGTTCAGAGACGCAGTTTCTCTATTCAAATCGATGCTTCTCGAGAAGGACGTGAAGCCTAATGAGGTTACTATGGTGAGTGTGCTATCTGCTTGTGCTCATTTGACCGAGATAGACCTTGGTAAATGGATTCATGCTTACATTAACCGATGTAATGTAAAGCTTGACGACTACTTGGGTGCAGCACTTATTGATATGTACGCAAAATGTGGAAATATCGAGGCTGCAGAACAGGTCTTCTGTAATTTGAAACGAAGAGATATATCAGCCTGGAATGCGTTGATTGTTGGCTTCGCGATGCATGGCAATGCCGACGACTCACTGAAAGCGTTTTCCAGAATGCAGGATTCCAACATAAATCCCAATAGTGTCACCTTTTTGGGGGTCTTGACGGCATGCAGCCATGCAGGCCTTGTGGATGAGGGACGCCGATACTTCAATAACATGTTGAAAGATCACAATATATTGCCTAATCCTAAGCACTATGGTTGTATGGTTGATATGCTGGGTCGAGCAGGTCTATTAGAAGAAGCGGAAGAACTAGTGAAAATCATGCCAATGAAGCCTGAAATAACGATATTGGGTGCACTTCTTGGTGCTTGCAGGATCCACGGCAACACAGAAGTTGCTGATAGAATCAGGGTTGGTCTGCTGGGGTTGGAGACTGGTCAAGCAGGTTGTCATGTTCTACTCTCTAACGTTTATGCTGCTGCTGGTAAATGGAATGAAGCGTTAGAAATTAGGAAACTTATCAAGGAGAAGGGTATAAGAAAACAACCTGGTTCCAGTCTGGTTGATCTAAACGTTGGAGATTCATGA